One Nyctibius grandis isolate bNycGra1 chromosome 17, bNycGra1.pri, whole genome shotgun sequence genomic window carries:
- the FNDC10 gene encoding fibronectin type III domain-containing protein 10, whose protein sequence is MPSLLPPLLALLCLGAPPPALRLPPAAAGPAPPAEPRRAGPEAAEEPWCPYKVGGEGAAGGRLCFRTPARGFQCAARACRAHRSPGGALVANVLRNGSVLLQWGPPRPAAGLRGFALNCSWDGTYTRFPCDSVELGAACRDYLLPEAHGSVRYRLCLQPRYAPPRPAPPAQCVEFRVEPAAMRDIVVAMTAVGGSICVMLVFICLLVAYITENLMSPAAAAPRRA, encoded by the coding sequence ATGCCCAGCCTGCTGCCGCCCCTCCTCGCCCTGCTCTGCCTcggggcgccgccgcccgccctgaggctgccgcccgccgccgcggggccaGCGCCGCCCGCCGAgccgcggcgggccgggcccgaGGCGGCGGAGGAGCCGTGGTGTCCCTACAAGGTGGGGGGCGagggcgcggcgggcgggcggctctGCTTCCGCACGCCGGCCCGCGGCTTCCAGTGCGCGGCGCGGGCCTGCCGCGCCCACCGCTCGCCCGGCGGCGCCTTGGTGGCCAACGTGCTGCGCAACGGCAGCGTGCTGCTGCAGTGggggccgccgcgccccgccgccggcctcCGCGGCTTCGCGCTCAACTGCTCCTGGGACGGCACCTACACGCGTTTCCCCTGCGACAGCGTGGAGCTGGGCGCCGCCTGCCGCGACTACCTGCTGCCCGAGGCGCACGGCAGCGTGCGCTACcgcctctgcctgcagccccgctacgcgccgccgcgccccgcgccgcccgcccagTGCGTGGAGTTCCGCGTGGAGCCGGCCGCCATGCGGGACATCGTCGTCGCCATGACGGCCGTGGGGGGCTCCATCTGCGTCATGCTCGTCTTCATCTGCCTCCTGGTGGCCTACATCACCGAGAACCTCATgagcccggccgccgccgccccgcgccgcgcctAG